AATGCTGGTCTAACACAATCCCTTCCCCTCCTGCTCTCTGCTCTTGTTTGGAAGGAGACATGGACTAGTGGTGAAAATCATTGATTCTTGTGTCTTCCTGTGATGGGATCCCAGCTGCCATGGGTTACCAATTGTGTTAACCTTGAGCAAGCTATCCATCCTCTCTGTGTTTTGATTTCTGCAGATAGCAATAGGTCCCATCCCATAGGGATGCTGGAGGATTAAGGAAGCCCATGCTTAGAAAATATTTGGAGGATTAAGGCAGCCCATGCTTAGAAAATATttggagccaggcgtggtggcacatgcctgtggtccagctaattgggaggctgaggcaggaggatcacctgagaaggtcaagcctgcagtgcaCTATAAtgatgcctgtgaatagccactacactccagcctgggcaacaaagtgagacctcagctcttaaaaaaaacaaaacaaaacaggattcGGAGGCATGCTTGGCGTGAATGAGTACTCAGCTTCCATCAGCTTGTATGGTGTAGGTTGGCTGTGACCAGCCCTGGGCCAGGGCAAGGTCCTGACCCAGCCTGGAGGGCATTTATCAGTGAGTCAAGGCAGAGAGAACTGAATGCCAGTAGGATGATAACAAGCCCTTTTTATACCTCAAAGTGTGACACTATTTGGCTAAGACATAGCTAAGTGCtccagtcatctttttttttgtttgttttttaaagagacagggtcttactctgctgcccaggctggagtgcagtggttcaatcatagctccctgtgatctcgacctcctggactcaagggatcgtcccacctcagcctcctgaggagctgtgaccacaggtgtgcgtcatcacacctggccaatttttttttttttttttaatagagatggggtctcacgatgtttcccaggctggtctcaaactcttggcctcaagcgatcctcctgcctcggcctcctaaagtgctgggtttacaggcatgagccactgagcctagcAGCTCTAACCATCTTTCCTTCTGTCTACATGCTGCATACTTAGGGTGGTGGAGGGGAAGGGTAgatgcacgcacacgcacacataccTCGGCTATCCTGCGTGTTTATCACCTCAGCTTTCTACCCTCCAGGCTTGTCACAAATAGAAAAGCAGTGAAGATGCTCAGAGTGCTGAGAAACCAGGACGCCACCACCCACCCCCAGCATTCATAGCCCTACTGTAGTTTACAGCTTACGCTGTGGAGGCCTTGCTTTCTCTTGGTGGTGTCTTGCTGTGACCCTTCAGAATAGGTTATTGGGCCCATTAGGGAGCCAATAGGAATTTGATGCTCAGGGAATTGAAGTCCCTTGACTAAAGTTATAGGACAAATGGCCTGGCCTTATCTAGAATCCAAGTGTCCCAACTTCCACACCAGAGCTCACACCAAATATATGCTCCCACTAGCTCCTCAGCCCAGTGTCCCTCCAAAGGCCCCGGCCCAGAGTTGGGGCACCCCACCAGTTGGGAAGGGCAGTCAGATTCAGCCGaggagtttctctctctttcttctggtGCACAGTAGGCCCTTCATGAAAGTTTCTCTGCCCCTCCTATCTTTCTctactttccttcctccttccttccccaggaAGCCTCCAGACCATTCCTGTTTTGTGTCCAAAGCAGCAGTGCAGCtatctcccctccctctctcttcctgtttCTTCTGGCAGACCAGGAGGAAAGGGATCCAGGAGCCCAAGAACCAAACCCCCAGTAGTATAAACGCTGGATGTTCTGTGATGTGTCCgccacccactgcagcctcctctgtCATCTCGTTGTCCTAAGGCTTCCACCTTCCCCACTCAGCCAGGGGCCCTCCCTTGGAGAGGCCGATCTCAATTGCTTAGCCTAGGAGTGCCCAATCTTTGGGCTTCCCTAGACCACACTGATAGAAGTAGAAGTGTCTTGGGCCATATGTAAAATACGTTAACACTAACGATAGCGGATGAGCTAAAACAAgaattgcaaaaaacaaaaaaaacaaaaaaataacacaccaaaaatctcataatgttttaagaaagtttatgaatttatattgggccacattcaaagccatcctgggccataGGTAGCCCATGGGCTGGACAGGCTTGGCTTAGACAGTCTACCCCCCAACCCAGCTTGACTCTCGAGACTCCCAAGGTCCCCTCCCCTGCTCTGAGGCCTCCTCATGGATGGCCACTGGCAGTCTGCTCTGTAGGTGCTCTGGTGCAGGGCTGAGACCCTTGGCATCTAAAGAGAGTAGATATCGTGGTGGAGAGAATTAGAAAGGAGCCTGGATTTCTCCAGCTGGGGGGCCCTCCTGGGAGGCTCTGGCCCTTGGAAGGTGGGACTGAGAATTGGCAGATGGGGAGGGGCCCTTAGAAAGAGACCCAGGGTTTCTCCTACCTGTGGGGCTTCTGCCTGTGGCTCAGGAGCTGTCTTTCTTCCAGCTGAGCGGCCTCACTCCCAGGCTGCCTTTAAACCCCAGTGGCCTCTAGCCCCCAGCTCTTTGGTCCCGCCtccccccttcctctccctcttccaccccaccccacccccacttcaAGAGGCTTGGGCTGCCTGAAGAGCATTGTTTACTAGCCTGTTGGTACAACACTTTCCCTTAGACTGGGAGGCTCGGATTTCCCGTGGAAGATCTGACAGGTGGCACCTTTCAATCACGGCACGTCCCTCCTGCCCTGAGCCTGGCAGCATCCGTCCTGTGGTCACCTTTCTTCCCAATGGACTCTCCTAACCATAGGGACCTTGACAACCATCTTCAGGACCCATTTGGAGCATGGCCCTGGCCTCCGCTGCTCAGCCAGAGCCCATGCAAGGCCTCCTGTGCTCCCTTCACACCCACCCCTGCCACGTTCCTTACATAGGCCCTTTCCCTCGTCCTCAGACAAAAGCAGCTGCTTAAGGCTGGGCTAAGGAGGGGATGAGTGGGGCAGCTGCCAACACAGGGGATGTGTCTTGGGGCTCACAGCTGACTGAGAGATTTGGAgggggaggggcagagagggCAAAAGTGATGGGACAAGCTGACAGATCACTGGATGGAGGCTGGAAAATACAAAACTCCTGAGTTCTATTTTGAGCTGAAGTGACAGGTACACATTAGACTccgaacacatttttttttctctttttttctttttttttttttttttttgagacggagtctcactctgtcgccggggctggagtgcggtggccggatctcagctcactgcaagctccgcctcccgggttcacaccattctcctgcctcagcctcccaaggagctgggactacaggtgcccgcctccacgcccagctagttttttgtatttttttttagtagagacggggtttcaccgtgttagccggatggtctcgatctcctgacctcgtgatccgcccgtctcagcctcccaaagtgctgggattacaggcttgagccaccgcgcccggcccaaacacATTTTTATACTAAGAAAAAATTGAGTATTTTAGCACATTttgctaagaaaaaaacaaaacaagcctgggctcggtggctcatgccggtaattccagcactttgggcggccaaggcgggtggatcacttgaagccaggagttcaagaacagcatggccaacagggtgaaaccctgtctctgccaaaaatacaaaaattagccaggcgtggtggcgcatgcctgtaatctcagctatttgggaggctgaggcacaagaatcacttgaacctgggaggcagaggttgcagcaagtcacactgtactccagcctgggtgacagagcctccatctcaaaaaaagtcttcactttctctgtgtgttttatGATCTAAGAAAGGCACTGCTTTTGGAGAATGGGTGCAGGGGACACTCTTACTACTACGAATCTTGGGACCCCCCAGTCCTCCTCCCCGAAGCCCCACCACTGGGCCACAGTGGCCTCCTTCCTATTCCTTAAATAAATCCATCCCTTTTCAGACTCAGGACTGGTTTTCCTTCTACTCTTTGTAAGACTGGCTCCCTCTCACTCTTCTGGACTCAGCTGAAATTTCATTCCCTCAGAGACCTTCAATTCCTCTCCATCATTTCAGCTGTTTTTATTGTCCTCATAATACTGTGTTTATTGTCCTCATAATACTAAATCTAAAATTACCTTATTCATTTCCTTATTATCTGTCTCTTTCACTAGGctttaagctccatgagggcagggattttatCTACCATGCTCATGGCTGTATGCCCAGAGCCTAGCAGAATTGCCTGGCTTATAGTAGGTACTTGATAAATACATATTGAAGGAAATAACTAATTAACATAAATATGACAGGAACTTGGAGGTCTTGCCCGGGATGATCTGAAAGAGAGATCTTTGTGTGCATCTGCGTTTGGGTACTAGTGATTAAACAGTCGAATATTAATGGTTGCTGGCTGGCTCTAGTAATACTTGAAACctgactgggattataggcatgagccaccacgcccagcgtaTTTTGCTCTTTTCAATATTTAATGACAGTAGGACAAGAGAAATGAATTTAAACGAAAAACCAGTAAGCCAGAGAGAGATGTGGAAGAAGTCGCCAGTCTTGGGCAGATACACTCTGGATGGGTGCTGTTTTGAGAATAAAGTGAAGAAGCATGGATAGAAGTGGGGAGAGCAGTCAGGAGATAAACTCAGTGACCCTGGTGCAGGATGGTGGTGGCTTGGACCCCAATGTCAGCCATGGAAGTGAGAAGTGATGGGAAACAGTAATAGTGTGGGcagtgatttgttttcctttttgtagtgatttttaaaactttttatttagaaataattataggTTCACAGGAAATTGCATTAATAGTGCAGAGAGGTCCTGTACACCCTTTAGCAACTTCCACTAAAGGTTAAATCTCACATAACTATATTCATTATCAAAGCCAGGTAATTCACATtggtgtaatgtgtgtgtgtcataGTTCtacgacattttttttttttttttttgagacagagtctcactttgtcacctgggctggagtgcagtggcacaatctcagctcactgcaacctccacctcccgggttcaagcgattctcctgcctcagcctcccaagtcactggggttacaggtgcctgccactacacccagctaattttttgtatttttagtagagatagagtttcaccatattggccaggctggtctccaactcctaccctcgtgattcgcccgcctcggcctcccaaagtgctgagattacaggcatgagccaccgcgtccagtcAGTTCTATGACGTCTTATCACCTGTGTAGATTcttgtaaccaccaccacaatcaggaTACAGAATTATCCAGCAACACAAAGATCTCTCTTGTGCTACCCTTTATAGGTATACTTCTATCTCCCCATCAACCCTAACACTAGGCAATCAGAAATCTcttctccatctctataattttgtgaTTTTGAGAATGTTacttaaatgaaatcatacagtatgtaacctttcGTAAGGCCCAGTAAATATTGCAAGATTCCTCTTGTAAGAACCCATCTCCTTTTCCCACGCAGTTTCTTAACTTTCCATAATGTtgcctatattttttcttttttgcaaggggatcagagtttcactcttgttgcccaggctggagtgcaatggtgtgatcttggctcactgtaaactctgcctccccggttcaagcgattctcctgccttagcctactgcttagcctcctgagtagctgggattacaaacacccgccaccacactgggctactttttttttgtatttttagtagagatggggtttcaccatgttggccaggctggtcttgaactcctgacctcaggtcatccacctgcctcagccttccaaagtgctgggattacaggcgtgagccaccacacctggccaatgttgactatattttcaaaagcaaaaaccaaGGCAAGATATGTCCATCGGTACAAGAGtatcatagcagcattattgcAAAAtaggcaaaaactagaaagaatccaAACatccatcaacaggagaatggataaatgaattttGGCATGCTCATACAAACACTAGACAGCAATAAAACAGAAGGAATAACGGATGCACACAACAATATGGAGGAAATCTTACAGGTACATTGAGCTAAAGACGTCAggcacaaaatagaaaataatgtgtaattccatttacatgaagttcAAGAACAAGGAAAACGAATTGATGGTGATAGAGGTCAGAATAGTGGTTAACTTCAAGAGGCAGTATTGATGGGGAAGAAACACAAGATAACTTTTTGGGGTTCAGGAAGTATTTTAtatcttgatctgggtggtggttatacaaatgtatatatacacatatatatttaattaagctTGAGATTCGTGTATTTTATGCACTTTATGAATATTATACCTCAATCTTTAAAAATCAGGGCACAAGGTTTGACAAAGATGAGTCTTCAGAGCAGAAAGGTCAATTGTTTAAAATCAGGATGGTCTTGGACAATTAGGGAAGCATATGATGACCATACATATAAAATGTCTAGCCCACCTTTTCCAATGGGCAATGTGCCCTTGCGTCATCAATTTAcatcttgtaaatttattttactagGAAATTGTGTGACAAATCAAGGGACTGagtgttgtttccttctttttagtGGGGAATGAGTGAATGGTGCAGTTTGAAGAACACATTAAGTCTTGAAAGTTGAAAAGTTCACCAGTaccctccttctccctcacccaagaTTAGCCCCGGTGGCAGCCGAAATTGCTTTTATTAATCTCTTTGTGGCTCAGGACCTCTGACTgttgaagaaaacatattttacacGTCTTGTCTTTCTACGAGCAGGAAGCTTATCTCGCTTATCATTGCAACCCCAGAAGGGGCTTAGTGTGACCTACACAAAGTAGTAATCGCACAACGTCCCATGGAGCACTGCTTCTCAAATTTGGCTGTACAGACGAATCACCTGgggaattttaaattgtattgatGGCTGGGTCctactcccagagattctgatttaattgaaaTGAGGTGAGTCCTGGGCACTGGGACGTTTAAAAACGTTCCAGGGATTTTAACGCGAAACAAAAACAGAATCGCTGTTTGAGGGCATTCTTCCTTCTCCACGCCTGATTTGCGCTCAGGAGTCGGCTGTCCGGAACTGGGATGAGGTTCACTGATATCTGTCGCCACGCCTCTTCCTACAGAACCAATAAACTGAAGCGGCTCTGTGACATCCCAAGGGACTTGAATTGTAAGCGGGCTGCAGACGCTCTGCACCCCGCCCAAGCCTCTATGGTACTTTGGCGTCCCCTCTAGCACTGGCAAGTCGCCTTCCTCTTCGCCCGGCGCCGGCCACTCCCTTTCTAGGATCGCCGAGTTCCCGGCGCCGTCTCGTTGGTATTTAGTTCCGGAAGCGAGTTTGAATCAAAGGAGAGGCGGGACTTCCCTCCCGGAAGTAACCCACGTGCTTCCGCTGGAGCCTTCTGGAGAGGCGGGTAACGTTATAGTTTTTTGTGAGAAGCTGGGGTCTCCGTGAGCATTGCGATCCGTCCCAGGCAGTGGTAAGTGACCCATGACCTCTGAATTCAATGTGGCTCTGATTATGGCGTCGCCATTTCAGAGGCGCAGCCTTGAGGCTGCGTCCCGGTTGCCTGTGTTCAGCGTACGATCTCATTCCCAGGGCCCAGGAGGTTCAGGCTTATGGGTTAGAGCGTTCTGCCTCGGTCCTCGATCTTCTGAATAGAGGTGACCTCCAGGGACTGGGGCATCAGAGATCCGGGGCTCGATTTCCAGGCTCGCCATGGACGTCCTGTGCGACCTTGGGcgaggcctcagtttccacatccgTGAAATGGGGTGGTTAAGCTCACTGAGGTTAGTGGCCCGTGGTGGTCTGGCGCCCTGTGAGTCCTCTGTATCCTCTAGCCCCAGGGGTAGGAGAGTGAACGGCGGCGGTGGGTGCTGATGGTGATGTCTGCTCCCAGGATTAGGAGGCCAGAAGGAGATACCTTCCACGGTGCTAAGCTGAGATGGATCCTCTCAGGGCCCAACAGCTGGCTGCGGAGCTGGAGGTGGAGATGATGGCCGATATGTACAACAGGTAAAGAGAACTATGTTCTACCCTGTCTTGGAAAATAAGTCTTGGTCACCCATATCGAAGGTGAATGACTTACAACAAATTCCTTCCTGAATGTAGGGGAGCCTGAGGCCCATGCTTACCCTCCCCATACGCACCTCCAAGGTTGATCCTAATGTAGATGCAGTCACTAGAATGAGTTGGGCATTTAGATGGGGATGGAACTGGCATTGCAGGAGCCAAGCAGGAAGAGAAACTCCAATCCAGGTTCTGGTTAGGTTCCAAGAAAAGCTGAGTATTTGCCTCTTGATAAATAGCACATAGCCAGCCCATTTAGTAGTTAACGTTTTAAAACCCTTTATTCTGTGTCAGGCTCTTGTTAATCTTCAAAATAATCCAATGGGTTAATTTTATTAGTCCCATcttaaaatgaggaaattgatgctgctagaggttaagtaacttcctTAGGGTCCGCAGCTGGTGGGTAACAATGCCGAACTAGCACCTCAGTCTGGTTCTGCAACTAGTGCTCATAACCATTTGGCACATTTGGGaacaaatcctggctccaccaatCACCAGCAGTATACTTGGACATGTTACTTGCACTGTTTGACAATTGGTTTCCTCATAATGAAAAAGACATAAtgatacctacctcatagggcatcataaatattaaatctaaaaatatatgaaagtccTTAGCCTCAAGCCCAACACTTAGTAACAGTGAAATGTCTGCTATTTTTATTGGCTTAAGCTCTCTTGATTGGTTGGTTTATCCTGACGGCTATAAATTAGAAAGATTGTTAAGTGTAGACTGTGAGGTCAGATGACCTGGGTTCATATCTCAGCTCTATGTGATTCTTAGAAAGTTACTGAGCCTCTGTttgccttaattttctcatctgtaaaatggggataagtaTCTCTTGGGGTAATTGTAAGCATTGCGTAACAGAATGCaggtaaagcacttagcatgatgcctggcacatagccaGTCCTTAACAAATTGTTTCTACTTAATTAGTCATATACATGGGCTCAGGCAAGTTTCCTACTTGCAAGGACCTTCCAGTGGTTGAGGTGTAAACTGAGGATTTACACTGCTTTCTTGGGGAAGGTGACATCAATATAGCAGGGCTGGAATAGTCGAGGGTTCCTGGGATGTCACAGGATGCTGCTGACATGAccttgcccctccctccctccagaatGACCAGTGCGTGCCACCGGAAGTGTGTGCCTCCTCACTACAAGGAAGCAGAGCTCTCCAAGGGCGAGTCTGTGTGCCTGGACCGATGTGTCTCTAAGTACTTGGACATCCATGAGCGAATGGGCAAAAAGTTGACAGAGTTGTCTATGCAGGATGAAGAGCTGATGAAGAGGGTGCAGCAGAGCTCTGGGCCCGCATGAGGTCCGTGTCAGCATACACCCTGGGGTACACCCCACCCCTTCCCACTTTAATAAAAGTGCTCCCTGTTGGGTGTCATCTGTGAAGACTGCCAGGCCTAAGCTCTCTGTAGCGAGTCTTCAAGATCCTGGAGTGGTAGCGCTGTCTCCTGGTGGAGTATTTGTCACACTGgaatgtgactgtgtgtgtatgtatgtgtatatatatatattaaaacaagtTTGTtgacacctactatgtgcaaagcaGTGTGCGTGGCATTTGAGAGTAAACAGACACAGCCCCTACCAGCAGAGGGAGACTAATGTAGTGTTTAAGAGtaagacaggccaggcacagtggctcacgcctgtaatcccagcactttgggaggctgaagtgggtggatcacttgaggtcaggagttcaagaccagcctggccaacatggcaaaaccctgtctctactaaaaatacaaaaattagctgggtatagtggcgggtgcttgtaatcccagctactcaggaggctgaggcaggagaatcgcttgaacccaggaggcggaggttgcatgagccgggattgtgccactgtactccagcctgggtgacagcgagactccatctcaaaaaaaaagtaagacagcTTAGGTTTGCCTGTTGTCTGCCGCTTTCTGTGTGGCTCTGCACCTGTCACTTTTGTGTGCTTTagcttctgcatctgtaaaatagggttaGCCCCCTGACtaatcctgttttacagatgaggaagctgaggattTAAGAAGTAAGTTGCTTGCTGGAGGTCACACAAGCAGAGCAATAACATGGAGGCCAGACCCAACTGCTGCGTTTGCTGTGTCCAGATGGGACTGTGGTTGACACCAGTGCCACTGTGACAGCGGTACCTTCAAAGTGGAGCTTCCTGGTAGAAGTGTCCGGGTTGTAACTAGATCATTGGAGTAAAGGAGATAGAACAGAGGCAGTGAGTTTGGGGCTTGTGAGTGCAGGTTCAAGCCAGACTGCTTAACTTTGAGTTTCTACTGAAATTTTCTAGCAGTGTGATCTTGGGTGAGGCATTTTAACTACTCTGTGCCTCAATTACCCCATCATAAAATGGCAGTAAGGTTACCTACCTCATTAGGTAGTTGCAAAAATTAAACGTGTTAATAACCAAAGCACTTAGGAGAGTACCTAGCATACACTAAGTATGCAATAACATTAGCGTTTTTCATTGCTAAGTTTGGTGGGAGTGAAGATACCGGATGTACTGGAAAACTTCAAAGCCATTACTCATGTCTTAGGGGTAGAAAGcaataaagctcctttccaggtACTGAAGTGCAGATTTTGGTCAACAGGTGGCGCTGTCTGCTTATGGTCAGCGCTGCTGTGGACAATTCCGCACATTTTATCATTTGCCTATTCTCTGCTGGCCTTGTTCTTGGAAGAGAGGACAGGTGAGGAAAATCGATATTGTGCATGCCCTCAGGTTCAGCAAGAAACATCAAGAATTCTCTGTTAGCACATAGACGGAACATCTAGAAGGGGTGGTAGGAGGGGGGATTAGAGGTTCCAGCTGGAGGCAATGGCACTTGCAAAGGCTTTGTTGAAGTGGCGGTTAAGTGTGGAGGTGGAGCATTCAGGAAAGGAGAGCTTCAGcttcagtgtggctggagtgctGAGTGTGAAGAGAGGTGAAGATGAGACTTGGAGCCTGGGCAGACAGCTCCACAACAGCTTGGTGAGCTGTgataaggagtttggattttctCCGACTAAGGGCAACAGCAAACTATTGAAGAGTTTAAATCGTTCAGTGATAATGACAAGTTTGCGTTGTGGTGGCTCACTCGAGCTGCCAGCCAGGTAGACAGTGGCAGAAGATGGTCGATAAAGGACTAAAGGGTGATGAGGCAGGAAGCCAgtgaggagagaaagggaatggATGATGTGAGTGACAGTAAATCATTTATTGAGTTGCTGTTGTGCGCTAAACTCTGTGAAATTCTTCACGTGTATTATTTCAGCTAATCCATCTAACAACTCTCTAAGGCAGGTACGATTGTTCCcagctgaggaagctgaggctctcAAAAGctagtaacttgcctaaggtcatgcAGCATGCAGGTCATCCAGCCAGGATTCTAACTTAGACACCAGTGACCACTTTTAACCCCTGCTCTAAGACAGGGGGAAATGGCCCCTTGTGAGATATGTGTTGAGTTTCAtatttcattcaacaatattGTTGGCCTGCTACATGCAAAGAGCTGTGGAAAGTGCTCAAAGTGAATTAGTTAGATCCCTATGAGCAAGTGGGACGGGGGTGGAGTGGACAGTAAGAGGGCTGGAACACACATAAAAGGGTATAAGAAATAACAATTAGGccggccaggggtggtggctcacgcctttaatcccagcactttgggaggccgaggtgggcagatcagttgaagccaggagtttgagcccagcccggccgacatggtaaaaccccatctctactaaaaatacaaaaatgagctgaactggtggtgcatgcccgtaatcccagctacttgggaggctaaggcatgagaatcacttgaacctgggaggcagaggaggttacagtgaaccgagattgcaccactgcactccagcctgggagacagagtgtgaccctatctcaaaaaaagaaaacaaaacaaaacaatgaagtaGGTACTTTCTGCCATAGGGAGGAGTCATAAACtgctataataaataataaaataataaataaacggGTGTATTTTTGCTTATccgttttaaaaatcagaagacgTCTTAAAAAATTAGGATGTtggcttcttttgaaaatttggGCCAGAAGCGGTGGAGGGTAGATCGCccaaagtcaggagttggagaccagcctgaccaacatggtgaaaccccgtctctactaaaaatacaaaaattagctgggctggtggtgcacacctgtaatcccagctactcaggaggctgaggtatgagaatcacttgaacccgggaggcaggggttatagtgaaccgagattgcaccactgcactccagcctgggagacagcaagaccctgtctcaaaagaaaaagaaaaagaaaatttggaagatCTGACAACAGTTGACCTGCATTCCTGCTTGGCATCAGCCTGATGGAGGGTGGGCAGAGGCTCAGTTGTCTGCCAAACCTCCCCCACTGATGTCTTCCCTCCTTGTCATCATCTGCTTGACCTGTAGGCATTTGGTGTGTGCCTTCTGCTCTGGGTGCCCAGATAAATCGGATGCTATATGAGAAAACATTCTGTACATGTCTTGCAGTAGACAGCCTCAAAGATCACTGGGGCCTCCAATGATCCCTCCTTCCTGGTATTCATGCCTGTGTATAATCCTCCCCCTTGAGTGTGTACTGGACCTAAATACTTGCTTCTAATAAGCAGAACACAGCAAGGGTAATGGGGTGCTACTTTTAAGGTTAAATTACGAGAGTGTAAAGTCTGTCTTGTTTGTTTCCCTCTCTTGATcttcctctcattctctctctccctctctctccctctctcactgtcTTGTTCTTCCCTCTTGTTTACTCTGATGAAGCAAGCTAGCAAGCATCCATGTTGTGAGCTAACCTATGAAGAGGCCCATGTGGTGGTAAGGAACCGAGGGCAGCCTCCAGCCAGCAAGGAACTGAGTCACTCACCATATGGGTGAGCTTGGAGGCAAATCCTTCCCCACTTGAgctttcagatgactgcagccctggccgACGCTTTGCAGGCTTGTGAGAGACCCTGAGACAGAACACTCAGCTAAGCTATACCCTATCTCCTGACCTAGACAAACTGAGATAATACATGTAGTTTTAAGCCACTGTGTTTTGGGATAATTC
Above is a genomic segment from Chlorocebus sabaeus isolate Y175 chromosome 1, mChlSab1.0.hap1, whole genome shotgun sequence containing:
- the TIMM10 gene encoding mitochondrial import inner membrane translocase subunit Tim10, with protein sequence MDPLRAQQLAAELEVEMMADMYNRMTSACHRKCVPPHYKEAELSKGESVCLDRCVSKYLDIHERMGKKLTELSMQDEELMKRVQQSSGPA